From the genome of Prionailurus bengalensis isolate Pbe53 chromosome D1, Fcat_Pben_1.1_paternal_pri, whole genome shotgun sequence:
GGAAACAGACACTCTAATCCTCTCACTTCTTAGATTTGGCTGCTTACAGCCCATCTCTTCCTTCTTCGCTTTCTCTCTTGTGGAATACATTTTTAGACCATCTCCCAAACCTTAACTCTGAATATTGGCAATATTGAGTCCACCTAAGCCCTGGAAGACGAAGCCAAGTTGAGACTCTCCAAACCAAAACCCCCATAGCAACAGAGCTAAATGAGGCACTTCAAGGGAAGTGAGTACCAGGAAAACTTTGAATATGGTACAGCATCACGGATGCAGTTTTTCTTGAAAGGAATACACAGCGACGAATTGCTTTTAGAATGGATTGATAATTCGGTAAATAGAACATGGCACACCTAGAACAAAAGCAATACTAACGTGGTCAGGTCCTGCTGGGAACCATGTTACCTCACTGGAGTAAAAAGCCTGCCTTTAGCACTGGCATTAACCCATAGGCAAGTTAGCCTCCTGGAATCTTCTATTTCCCATATGTTTTCTTTACTCACTGAGCTCCTATGCCCTTGGCCTCCCCCTCTTTTTAAACATCCAGGGGTTTTATGCTGTTCTGAGGTTCCAGCCACCCCTTAAGATTATTAAAAGGTACCTGTGGGGCCCTCATTTCCTCAAGGCTTTCCTGGATGTAAGTATATTAATGATTGCTAGAGGTCCATGGGGGATTTGCATGAAGAAAGAgactccaggggtgcctaggtgactcagtcagttaagcgtccgactttggctcaggtcgtgatctcatggttcatcggttcgagtcccacatcaggctctgtgctgtcagtgcagggcctgcttcggatcttcttcctccctctctctctgcccctcccccgctctctgtctctcaaaaataaataaacattaaaaaaagaaaaggtggaaagAGACTCCAGATAGGAGAATGCCTTAATCCTAATAAAGGAATATTTGAAAGCATGGATTCCCCCGAATAACCCAGAAAGAGACACCAGTCACAAAGATTCCAGTTGTTCAGCTCTTCAGCAGTCTAAAGGAATAGATTGCATAAGATCATTTCACTTCCGGCAATCCCCAAGCATGCTGCTAACGGAGCAGAACAGACTGGAAGGAATGTGTTCTGACCCCCCCAGGTTAATGAAGGGACTACGGAGTCATACAACCTCACGACAGTGGCCAGCAGAGAATTCTAGCTCCCTCATTTCCTTTAGCTTTGTCAAAAGATCAAATTGCAGTGCCAGCATACCTCCAGGCACAGAGTAATCTCCTGTGTAGGCTAGTTGTTCCGGTGTTACGGCCACTGACAAAGTGCACAACTCTTAGCCCATCAGACTTCTTACTGCTCTTGGTCAGAGGGACCAAAGCGTGTGTGTGAATCTGATCAAACTCATCCCCGGACCCCAGAAAACAGAACCATCCTTGGTGAAAACTGCCACAGCTGCTGCTTCATGTGCCAAGACACATTGGAGTGATTCGATGGAGCGGCACAGGAAGAGGCACGTCTGTAGCCAAGGTCACTTCCCCCCCGGAGGTGAGCTGGCGTCGAGACAACATATGGTCCTGTTTGccatcttcccccacccctcccacatcTCCCAGGAGAAAGTCCACCCTCAGCAAGAGGGCTGTCACCTGTTGGTCTGTTACAGTTCATGCACCATAACTGACACTTTTGGAAAGCACGCGCACAGTTTCAGAGATTTAATAGATCAATCAACACACGGGGAACGTTTTGACTCCTAAGCAGCTTTGAGTACCATTCCTTCCAGAATATATTCACAATAATGCAGAGGAGCCCTGAAAGAGACATTCACAGTAAAATCTTTCTCTACAGATCCGTCTTTATGTTCAGTTGGTCCCTTTGAGGAAGGGAGACCTCGTGTTTTCCTCACTGTGGGGTCACAGCCCATCTCACGCGTCTCCTTTAGAAACAGCATTTCGATACAAACTCGAGGCAGAAGAACACaagatacttttttctttttctcagaagcATTGGCGGTATTGTCCCTTCTACCCTGACGCTGCTCCTTCAAACTCTTCACTGCCTTCTTGGAAGATCAGGAAATACTCTTTCACCCCAATTCATAGCCCCTTACCCCACCTCacacaaactggaagaaataacaTCACCATTTTCAAATCAAGCATTCTTCCTTGCAGGAAGGTGTTCATTGAGATTCTAGAGTGGTGATTTAGCCTCTGTCTAAACGTACCACATGAGATCATTTGGGCCCAAACCGAACTTGGGCTGCAGTGTCTGGCGGGGCCAGAAAGTAGATGGAGCTCAGCGCTCCTCCCCACGTTGGATACATAGAGATGGAGAGTCCATGGACTCAGCCTCCCTTTGATCTTCAGTAAACACAGCATGACCCAGACTAGGACCAAAGCTCCAACAACCAGGGCTGGAGAAGCTCAGAGCCTCAGATGTTCTTTGAGTATCAGTCTTTTCTTGTCATCTTCGATTAGTTCATTCTCTCCATCCTCaggagactgtttttttttttcttcgacAAAAGCCAATGTTAAAAGTGGCTTATTTTTTAtcagtagaatttaaataagaattctgATCCTATCTAAAGCTCATAACTTcttcaaagagaattttaagatcttttttgtCCTGTCCATGAAACTGTCGATGATTTTGTCCGTTTCTATCAACATTGCATGATTTCAAATAATCATATTCAAGATTCCAAGTGAATTCCTATGGCTTCCATATTGCAGTTTTCTAGAAATATATTGCATGTTCTAATACAGGTGCCTTGTAGAGCTATGTGTCTTGCAAGATCATGGCTATGGAGTTCAGGGGCATGGTGCTGGTAGACGTTGAAGGCTCTTGTCTTAATTTCATACCCTCAAATTTTTTATCACTTCGTCATACTTCTAGTCACCGGGTATCTTCAAGACTTTCCATTACTCCTGTTGAAAAGCCACTGTCACATTTTGGTGTCATCTGTTTCATTGACTTCTGATAAGACGAAGTTGGGATTGTCATAGCCTCTCTTCATCCTGGCTCTAGTATCTTTCTCATTATAAAGGCACATGGCACAGTGAGGGGTCTCCACTTCCACTGTCTTGCTAAAGTTATGGAAATCCACTCGGTATTTCCCTTCCTTTGTCTTGGATACTATGGGAGCAAAGCGGTAGCCCCAGAGCACCTCTTCTGGGACGTAGGATGTCCGGACTTGGCAGGTAGCACTAGTTGATTCCACTGTGCCATCTAAAAACACTACTAATTCAAAGTCTTGCTGGGGAAGGGTTTCTGCTGCCATGTGGAAGAAGGGGCTGTTTGGATCAATGACATGGTAAATTGTCAGTGGGGAGATGAAGAATAAATTTTCGTTCCCTGCGTCAACTACAAAATTGATGTTGATCTGGTCCAGAATAATGGTCTCTCCTTCAGGAGTGACGGTGGTCTTCAGAAGCTTTCCATATATGTGACTCCCAATAAGGAGGCTCTTCCTAAGATTAGCCACTCGGATTAGAAGACAGAGCTTCCCACCCCGCTTACTGATCACCGCATTCTTGCTGAATGTAATGGTCTTGGCACGTTTTTTGGGTCTGGAGATCTTGGCTAAAATGGCACCACACATGAAAGAATTGATGATGACTCCAAGTATAGACTGGAAGATAAGGAGAAAAATGGCAGTGCCACATTGTTCTGTCACACACCTGAATCCATATCCAATGGTCACTTGTGtttccagagaaaacaaaaaagctgaGGTCAAGCCATTAATGTTCTCCACACAGGGGGTGTGGTTGACAGAAGGATGGAACTCAGGGAGATCTTTGTGAATGTAGGCTACCGCATACCACAGAAGACCAAAGAGGAACCAACTCCCCAAGAAGGCTGTAATGAAGATGGTCATTTTGTATCTCCATTTGAGGTCAAGCACAGTCGTCCAGATGTCCACAAAGAATATGAACCTCGACTGTGCCTCGACGTTGCCAAACTCGATGTTGCACCTTCCATCTTTGGAGACCAGCCTCGCTCTTTGTCGAGAATGCCCAAAGAAGTGAGTGACGAACCATTTCCGAAGATGTTTGAACATTCTTTCTGTCAGCACTCTGATCTGAaacacatcaaaaacaaaacaaaacaaagcaaaacaaaattatgtttatagcagcagtggACTAGGTGACTCACATAAAGAGCTAACTATATATGAAAGACCATTCAAAAGGATCTCAGTTACTGATCAGGTTAGGAAAGCTAACAGTTTATTCTGGATACCACAACACTATTTTCGGTAAAAACTTTCCACTAGGACACCATAGTGcttaaatatgaagaagaaaaataattacacagaGATACAAGTGGAAGGAACTTAAAGGGCATATATTCAAATGTTTCCTGCCCTTAGTCAGTGGCACACAAACTGAAAAATGTTTGTGATAACCAATTATGTCCTGTACTATGATTTATTTGATATCATTCTTTAAATCGACACTCTTTCTCCTTTAATAAACTTAGCCTTATGCTAAGCAAAAATATCTGTGAAAGCAAGCGCTGGAAGCACTATTTACATTTTTGGTAATATACGATaacaaataactataaaaaaGGCTCATCAATATACTACCTAAAGCATCTTATACACTGTTATTATTACTCACTATCAAAAGAAATCCTGACCCaattaaattttctcatttgtccAATGAAGGAACTGAGATCCAGAATATTTTAAGGACCTATCCAAAGCCTTGTACTAACCAGTGGCAGGGTGACAACTGAAAACATAAAACGTAAGGTTCCCTGCTTCCAGCCCAGAGGAGACTCTACCAGGCTGCATCTCAGTTATTACCTTTTATATTCTAAAGCCAGATACGCTTCAAACATTTTAAGACAAATATTAgtcaacttcctttttttccccccctttaaTGCTTGAGACTATTTAGAACAGGGCTCCTCAATATGGTTTGGTCAAGTCCTATCATACGATCTCAGAAGTTTTCTCAATAGAGCTATAAAcctgtttcctgtctctctccACGTTATGCCAAGATTCCTAAAAGGAATAATATGACGGTCACCTCAATATCTCATACTTCCTTCCCTGCTCCTAAGCTGAAGGGAGCTCTGATTTCAATAATACTCCATAAAGCTAAAATCATGCTTTATTCACTCCTCTcttccagctgccagcacagtcTATGGGCACTTACTAGTTATTCAATAAACATAAGTGGAATAATTCAGTGAATGGGTTAAGCTCTTCAAAATACTATCTGATCAGTGGTTTCTTGTTGATGACATTATTGTGACTTTCAGTTTATAGCAAAAAAAAGTGAAGGGATTTTCCCCTAAACAGCCTACAGTGATGAAACCCATGGTCATCAACACTAGACTCCCTCTCCCCTAGGTGTGCCTCCCCCATCCCAAGGTGTGCCCACCATGGTTAGCAATGTCTTCgtggtatttttaattaaatgcaaatatgtttctaaaatagatttcaaaacccccttcaaaaatgtgtttattcataCAAACTGGGAAGCGAAACCAACTTAgtgataaattttaaacaaaagtccTATCCCACAGTGTTTTGCTCACAGCCTTAAAGCAGGTGAAAACACAAGAAGCCAACACCAGGTAGAAGTAGTGAAGAGAAAACCACAGCTGTGGTGATTTGAAATTTTGAGGACAAGttctaaagatataaaaaaagaaaatgctaccaGGAGTGCAAACAGCAGTGCACACACTCAGAGGGCCCTGCCGACATCCCACCCAACCCTCATTGACCTCAAGTCCCCAAAGACTCTTAGGGTTGATCCCAGGTGAGACACCCTAAAGAAGAAGATTctaccccctccccagtctctctcctttctctgcacacACATAGTTTAACCTGGCTTACATTCACTGGGGACTTCTCCCTTTCCTGGGTTCATGGAAGCTCGCActgttttaaaagctctttataGAGTGGATGTCACCTAAAATGCTAAATTCCCAAGCCGACATTTATCAAGTGAATCCACATTCTCTCCATCACGCATTGCATTTCCAGAGATGGCTCCAAAAACGCAACTTCTGAGTTTTTCTTCCTCACGACTGTTCTCTTCCAGTCTCAAGTTCGTTTCATtttgataaagaacatttccGTAAAGGGAGCAAGTGCCCTCTGATTTATCTCTTGGATCCGTTTGGGTTTCCATGCCTGCATGGCTAATAAAATATCTTCCTGGCTTTTTAAAGAGCTCAAACAAAAATGTCAGCTTATAAAGCTTTCCCCCAGACCGTCTGCACTTACCAGCATCCTAAGCATATTCCAAACCGGAGCTTCCATGCCTGGGGAAAGCAAGGAAGTGGCCTTGAGAGTTGCCCTCTGTATGCAGGCTGATTTCTTTTAGACTCAGCCTAATTTATTTCAGGCATTGGTCAGTGGACTGATGCTAATTTGTATTAGCTTGAAAACGCTTAATTTGATAGTAGGGTTGTGTGGTTTAAACCAAGGCAATTGGTTGTTCTCAGACTAAGCCTCAAGCtgggtatgtatttttttttcagacctcACATGGCTTGAATACCGTCATGCTAAGACATGACAAACCCCCAGCTAAGGTCTCTGGGCAGCAGGCATGGATTGAGTTCCAgcattttcctcctctcctttgccACGCTCCATATAGCTCTCTTACTGTTTCTCATAGGTCATGCCTATTAGCTTTCCACCAGAAAGAATTAGTTATCGTCAATCTCTCAGCCTATTCTCTGAAACACACTGAGATACTGAGATTTCCAAGTGTTCGCAAAGACACGCGTGAATATGTAGACTTAGATCAGTACATATTTGTAAGATGAAAGTAAGAGACACCAGGAAGAAACAAGACACCATGATAATCTCTCTATACAATAGTCCCTGTCAGGTAAGAAACAGATTCAAAAGCGGCCTTTATTGTCGGACTTACTTCATAAAATCTGGCATTTACTGAACGTACTTTTTACATGTACTAAGTGAGCCAatgcttttggtttatttattcaaAGAGTGAGAAGAATTATACCCAGAGAATGTAAGAATACAGGACAAATCCACCCCTTGACCAAACCCATCATTCACATGGCAGACCCATTATACTCAGCACATAGCCTACTTTGCTTAGACAACGGCATTTAACCTAACCACAGACAGAGCCAATATGTATTTGTTGTACTATTGGGTGGTTAGAGATCGGCCCTGGTGTCTGGGTTGTATGACAGGTACAGTTTTTAAGTTACTTTCTGTTGAAATCAGTAAATCTTAACAGCAAGCAAAGGGCTGTGCATTGGCTAATATTTACCAAGGTACTCTTAGTGG
Proteins encoded in this window:
- the KCNJ1 gene encoding ATP-sensitive inward rectifier potassium channel 1, with product MFKHLRKWFVTHFFGHSRQRARLVSKDGRCNIEFGNVEAQSRFIFFVDIWTTVLDLKWRYKMTIFITAFLGSWFLFGLLWYAVAYIHKDLPEFHPSVNHTPCVENINGLTSAFLFSLETQVTIGYGFRCVTEQCGTAIFLLIFQSILGVIINSFMCGAILAKISRPKKRAKTITFSKNAVISKRGGKLCLLIRVANLRKSLLIGSHIYGKLLKTTVTPEGETIILDQININFVVDAGNENLFFISPLTIYHVIDPNSPFFHMAAETLPQQDFELVVFLDGTVESTSATCQVRTSYVPEEVLWGYRFAPIVSKTKEGKYRVDFHNFSKTVEVETPHCAMCLYNEKDTRARMKRGYDNPNFVLSEVNETDDTKM